A genomic window from Pygocentrus nattereri isolate fPygNat1 chromosome 22, fPygNat1.pri, whole genome shotgun sequence includes:
- the LOC108434344 gene encoding annexin A5-like, giving the protein MAGRGTVKAQSGFNANNDAETLFKAMKGLGTDEATILQLLTARSNAQRQQIKAAYKTLHGKDLVSDLKSELGGKFETLIVAMMATPVMFDVTSLRNAIKGAGTDEKVLVEILASRTQNEIGEIIKTYKKEYDHDLEQDVSGDTSGHFKRMLVILLQASRQQGIQEGKIQSDAQALFDAGEKKFGTDEDQFITILGNRSAEHLRRVFDAYMKLSGYQIEESIQRETSGGLRDVLLAVVKCARSVPAYFAECLYNSMKGAGTDDATLIRIMVSRSEIDLLDIRAEFRKSFATSLHNMIKNDSSGDYRKTLLLLCGGDDA; this is encoded by the exons ATG GCCGGAAGAGGAACCGTGAAGGCCCAGAGTGGATTCAACGCCAATAATGATGCCGAGACTCTTTTCAAGGCCATGAAAGGACTGG GCACTGATGAGGCAACCATTCTGCAGCTGCTGACTGCCCGCAGCAACGCTCAGCGCCAGCAGATCAAGGCTGCCTACAAGACCCTGCATGGCAAG gactTGGTGAGTGATCTGAAGTCAGAGCTGGGAGGGAAGTTTGAGACTCTAATTGTGGCGATGATGGCTACGCCTGTAATGTTTGACGTGACTTCACTGAGGAACGCCATTAAG GGGGCGGGCACCGATGAGAAGGTTTTGGTTGAGATCCTGGCATCGAGAACTCAAAACGAGATTGGGGAAATTATCAAGACCTACAAAAAGG AGTATGATCATGACCTGGAGCAAGATGTGTCTGGTGATACCAGTGGACACTTTAAGAGGATGCTGGTCATTTTACTACAG GCCAGCAGACAGCAGGGCATACAAGAGGGCAAAATCCAAAGTGATGCTCAG GCTCTCTTTGATGCAGGAGAAAAGAAGTTTGGCACTGATGAAGATCAGTTCATCACTATTTTGGGGAACCGCAGTGCTGAACACCTTAGGAGAG TGTTTGATGCGTATATGAAACTGTCTGGATATCAGATCGAGGAGAGCATACAAAGAGAGACTTCTGGAGGTCTGAGAGATGTTCTGCTGGCTGTAG TGAAGTGTGCCAGGAGTGTTCCTGCTTATTTTGCTGAGTGTCTGTACAACTCCATGAAG GGTGCAGGCACTGACGATGCGACCCTGATAAGGATCATGGTCTCCCGCAGTGAAATTGACCTGCTGGATATACGTGCAGAGTTCAGGAAGTCATTTGCAACTTCTCTGCACAACATGATTAAG AATGACAGCTCTGGTGACTATCGCAAAACCCTGCTTCTGCTGTGTGGTGGTGATGACGCCTAA